In Stenotrophomonas sp. ASS1, the following proteins share a genomic window:
- a CDS encoding UDP-N-acetylmuramoyl-L-alanyl-D-glutamate--2,6-diaminopimelate ligase, with translation MSPSMLLSQLLPDVALAGHDPVLTGLVLDSRAVRPGNAFVAIAGFGAHGLGFVEQARAAGAGAILFEPPAPVELPAPDDAIAVPGLRARMGAMADQFHGAPSRAMAMVGVTGTNGKTSTVQLLAQAWHLLGTPSGSIGTLGAGLYGSVEPTGFTTPLVLQMHALLAQLRDAGARAVAMEVSSHALDQGRVDAVHYDVAVFTNLTRDHLDYHGDMASYGAAKARLFHRPGLKAAVINLDDAFGRQLFAGLPAGVQPIGLSSRGATDASVRAEALQLDGRGIAFELVIDGQRAAVQSPLLGRFNVDNLLAVAGTLHAQGQPLPRIAEVLSALQPIRGRMNRLGGEDGLPTVVVDYAHTPDALEQALDSLHGHLQGTLFCVFGCGGERDTGKRPQMAAIAERLANQVIVTDDNPRGEDGDVIVADILAGFTDASAVTVQRSRARAIGLAVKRAGAGDIILIAGKGHEPYQEVNGVRHDFDDTEVAAAALAAKAGVLSAQAGEGIA, from the coding sequence ATGAGTCCTTCGATGTTGCTTTCGCAGTTGCTTCCGGATGTGGCCCTGGCGGGCCACGATCCCGTTTTGACCGGCCTGGTGCTGGACAGCCGCGCCGTGCGCCCCGGCAATGCCTTCGTCGCCATCGCCGGTTTCGGCGCGCATGGCCTGGGCTTTGTCGAGCAGGCCCGTGCGGCCGGCGCTGGCGCCATCCTGTTCGAACCGCCGGCACCGGTCGAACTGCCGGCACCGGACGATGCGATCGCTGTGCCGGGCCTGCGCGCGCGCATGGGTGCGATGGCCGACCAGTTCCATGGCGCACCGTCGCGGGCGATGGCGATGGTGGGCGTGACCGGCACCAACGGCAAGACCTCCACCGTGCAGCTGCTGGCCCAGGCCTGGCACCTGCTCGGAACGCCCAGTGGCAGTATCGGCACGTTGGGCGCCGGACTTTATGGTTCGGTTGAGCCGACCGGTTTCACTACGCCGCTGGTGCTGCAGATGCATGCGCTGCTGGCGCAGCTGCGTGATGCCGGTGCGCGCGCGGTAGCGATGGAAGTCAGCTCGCACGCGCTGGACCAGGGCCGCGTGGATGCGGTGCACTACGACGTGGCGGTGTTTACCAATCTCACCCGCGACCATCTGGACTACCACGGCGACATGGCCAGCTACGGCGCGGCCAAGGCACGGCTGTTCCATCGCCCGGGACTGAAGGCCGCGGTGATCAATCTTGACGACGCGTTCGGTCGCCAGCTGTTCGCCGGCCTCCCGGCGGGCGTGCAACCGATCGGCCTGAGCTCGCGCGGTGCCACCGATGCCAGCGTGCGCGCCGAGGCGCTGCAGCTGGACGGCCGTGGCATTGCCTTCGAACTGGTCATCGACGGCCAGCGCGCGGCGGTGCAGTCGCCGCTGCTGGGCCGCTTCAACGTGGACAACCTGCTGGCCGTGGCCGGCACCCTGCACGCGCAGGGTCAGCCGCTGCCGCGCATTGCCGAGGTGTTGTCGGCGCTGCAGCCGATCCGTGGCCGCATGAACCGCCTGGGCGGCGAAGACGGCCTGCCGACCGTGGTGGTCGATTACGCGCATACCCCGGACGCACTGGAACAGGCGCTGGACAGCCTGCACGGCCACCTGCAGGGCACGCTGTTCTGCGTGTTCGGCTGCGGTGGCGAGCGTGATACCGGCAAGCGCCCGCAGATGGCCGCGATCGCCGAGCGCTTGGCCAACCAGGTCATCGTCACCGACGACAATCCGCGTGGCGAAGATGGCGACGTGATCGTGGCCGACATCCTGGCCGGCTTCACCGATGCCTCCGCCGTGACCGTGCAGCGCAGCCGCGCGCGTGCGATCGGCCTGGCGGTGAAGCGTGCCGGTGCCGGCGACATCATCCTGATCGCTGGCAAGGGCCACGAGCCGTACCAGGAAGTGAATGGCGTGCGCCATGACTTCGACGACACCGAAGTGGCCGCCGCTGCGTTGGCCGCCAAGGCCGGTGTGCTCAGCGCGCAGGCCGGGGAGGGCATCGCATGA
- the murF gene encoding UDP-N-acetylmuramoyl-tripeptide--D-alanyl-D-alanine ligase gives MKRTLLSLIAHWAGGEIHGDDVAIDAVSNDTRSLGPGSLYVALRGERFDGHDFAADAQARGASALLVERLLPTELPQVLVADSELALAKIATGMQRDRDTEVFAITGSNGKTSVKSLLLSVLQQVARHAHKVVYANPGNRNNEIGLPLAVIDAPEDADYAVYEMGAGKPGDIAYLTDIARPRYALVNNIAPAHLERMGSLLGVAVTKGAIYAALPADGVAVINVDDAYGRWFEQHFVGTPPRCRVLRYGLEHTADITARDIRAGAQGSQFTLVAPGGEARVVLGLPGRHNVSNALAAASLALAAGVDLALIAAGLAEAQPVPGRQIAHQLRNGAVLVDDSYNANPGSLAAAIDALAAAPEEGWLVLGDMRELGPDAEALHAQAGLRARAAGLKRLYALGPLSAAAATAFGEGGRHFATHDALSQALKDELHAGVRCLVKGSRGSAMDTIVKALLAQGEESPHVV, from the coding sequence ATGAAGCGCACTCTGCTTTCGCTGATCGCACACTGGGCCGGCGGCGAGATCCACGGCGACGACGTGGCCATCGATGCGGTCAGCAATGACACCCGCAGCCTCGGCCCGGGCAGCCTGTATGTGGCGCTGCGCGGCGAGCGTTTCGATGGCCATGACTTTGCCGCCGACGCGCAGGCGCGCGGTGCCAGCGCGCTGCTGGTCGAGCGCCTGCTGCCGACCGAACTGCCGCAGGTGCTGGTGGCCGACAGCGAACTGGCGCTGGCGAAGATCGCCACCGGCATGCAGCGTGACCGTGATACCGAGGTGTTCGCGATCACCGGCAGCAACGGCAAGACCAGCGTGAAGAGCCTGCTGCTGTCGGTCCTGCAGCAGGTGGCCCGTCATGCGCACAAGGTGGTCTACGCCAACCCGGGCAACCGCAACAACGAGATCGGCCTGCCGCTGGCAGTGATCGATGCCCCGGAAGATGCCGACTACGCTGTCTACGAGATGGGCGCGGGCAAGCCGGGTGACATCGCCTACCTGACCGACATCGCCCGCCCGCGTTATGCGCTGGTCAACAACATCGCCCCGGCGCACCTGGAACGCATGGGCAGCCTGCTCGGCGTGGCAGTGACCAAGGGCGCGATCTATGCCGCGCTGCCGGCCGATGGCGTGGCCGTGATCAACGTCGACGATGCCTACGGCCGCTGGTTCGAACAGCACTTCGTCGGCACCCCGCCGCGCTGCCGCGTACTGCGCTATGGCCTGGAGCACACCGCGGACATCACCGCGCGCGACATCCGCGCCGGCGCGCAGGGCAGCCAGTTCACCCTGGTCGCACCGGGCGGCGAAGCCCGCGTGGTGCTGGGCCTGCCGGGTCGCCACAACGTCAGCAATGCGCTGGCCGCTGCCAGCCTGGCGCTGGCCGCCGGTGTCGATCTGGCGCTGATCGCGGCCGGCCTGGCCGAAGCACAGCCGGTACCGGGCCGCCAGATCGCCCATCAGCTGCGCAACGGCGCGGTGCTGGTGGACGACAGCTACAACGCCAACCCCGGTTCGCTGGCCGCGGCCATCGACGCCCTGGCCGCCGCGCCGGAAGAGGGTTGGCTGGTGCTGGGCGACATGCGCGAGCTGGGTCCGGACGCCGAAGCGCTGCACGCGCAGGCAGGGCTCCGCGCGCGCGCTGCTGGCCTCAAGCGCCTGTATGCGCTGGGCCCGCTCAGCGCCGCTGCCGCCACCGCCTTCGGTGAAGGCGGCCGTCATTTCGCCACCCATGACGCGCTGTCGCAGGCGCTGAAGGACGAGCTGCACGCCGGCGTGCGCTGCCTGGTCAAGGGTTCCCGTGGCAGCGCCATGGACACGATTGTCAAAGCGCTGCTGGCGCAAGGAGAGGAATCCCCGCATGTTGTATGA
- the mraY gene encoding phospho-N-acetylmuramoyl-pentapeptide-transferase, translating into MLYELARWLQQLESLFGLFNYQTFRAILAALTALFLSLWLGPAMIRKLAQFKGGQPIRKDGPQTHFSKAGTPTMGGSLILLTITLSVLMWADLRNRYVWLVLAVMLCFGAIGWYDDWIKIVRRDPNGLKSRWKYLLQSIFGLAAGLFLFYTADVPAALTFYIPMFKSIALPLAGIGFVAIAYFWIVGFSNAVNLTDGLDGLAIMPTVLVACALGVFAYASGNVVFANYLQIPQIPGAGELVIICAAIAGAGLGFLWFNTYPAMVFMGDIGALALGAVLGTIAVITRQELVLVIMGGVFVIETLSVMIQVASFKLTGKRVFRMAPIHHHFELKGWPEPRVIVRFWIISVVLVLIGLATLKVR; encoded by the coding sequence ATGTTGTATGAACTGGCTCGATGGTTGCAGCAGTTGGAGAGCCTGTTCGGGCTGTTCAACTACCAGACGTTCCGCGCCATCCTTGCCGCGTTGACGGCCCTGTTCCTGTCGCTGTGGCTCGGCCCGGCGATGATCCGCAAGCTTGCCCAGTTCAAGGGCGGCCAGCCGATCCGCAAGGACGGTCCGCAGACCCATTTCTCCAAGGCCGGTACGCCGACCATGGGCGGTTCGCTGATCCTGCTCACCATCACCCTGTCGGTGCTGATGTGGGCCGACCTGCGCAACCGCTACGTGTGGCTGGTGCTGGCGGTGATGCTGTGCTTCGGCGCCATCGGCTGGTATGACGACTGGATCAAGATCGTCCGCCGCGACCCGAACGGCCTGAAGTCGCGCTGGAAGTACCTGCTGCAGTCGATCTTCGGCCTGGCCGCGGGCCTGTTCCTGTTCTACACGGCCGACGTGCCGGCGGCGCTGACCTTCTACATCCCGATGTTCAAGTCGATCGCGCTGCCGCTGGCCGGCATCGGATTCGTGGCCATCGCCTACTTCTGGATCGTCGGCTTCTCCAACGCGGTGAACCTCACCGACGGCCTGGACGGCCTGGCGATCATGCCGACCGTGCTGGTGGCCTGCGCACTGGGCGTGTTCGCCTACGCCTCGGGCAACGTGGTGTTTGCCAACTACCTGCAGATCCCGCAGATCCCGGGCGCCGGCGAGCTGGTCATCATCTGCGCGGCCATCGCCGGTGCGGGCCTGGGGTTCCTGTGGTTCAACACCTATCCGGCCATGGTGTTCATGGGCGACATCGGCGCGCTGGCGCTGGGTGCGGTGCTGGGTACGATCGCAGTGATCACCCGTCAGGAGCTGGTGCTGGTGATCATGGGCGGCGTGTTCGTCATCGAAACGCTGTCGGTGATGATCCAGGTCGCCTCGTTCAAGCTGACCGGCAAGCGCGTGTTCCGCATGGCGCCGATCCACCACCACTTCGAACTGAAGGGCTGGCCGGAGCCGCGCGTGATCGTGCGCTTCTGGATCATCTCGGTCGTGCTCGTGCTGATCGGCCTGGCCACGTTGAAGGTGCGCTGA
- the ftsW gene encoding putative lipid II flippase FtsW: MNDLSRQATRLEAIEGSYDKWLLGAIIALTGIGVVMVASSSIALMSSPFYYLNRHLIFLAVGIVLAVVAARTELKSIEQYNQMLLLGCFVLLLAVFAPGLGSTVNGARRWINLGISKFQTVEAVKVLYIVWLSSYLVRFRDEVNATWPAMLKPLGVAGALVLLLLLQPDFGSSTLLLAITAGMLVLGGVNMPRMSMPVIIGLVGMSALAIIEPYRMRRITSFLDPWADQQGDGYQLSNALMAVGRGEWTGVGLGNSVQKLYYLPEAHTDFIFSVTAEEFGFLGTCVIVALYALLVGRTFWLGMRCVEMKRHFSGYIAFGIGLWISMQTFVSIGVNLGILPTKGLTLPLISSGGSSVLMTCVAMGLLLRVSYELKRAERRQAVRIGGGDEAVADAPVDAPAAPAAASVPMSAEPTAAAAANAARGTSRLQSRIEPTFGRLS, translated from the coding sequence ATGAACGACCTGTCCCGCCAGGCAACACGCCTTGAGGCCATCGAAGGCAGCTACGACAAGTGGCTGCTGGGCGCGATCATCGCGCTCACGGGCATCGGCGTGGTGATGGTGGCGTCCAGCTCGATCGCTCTGATGAGCAGCCCGTTCTACTACCTCAACCGCCACCTGATCTTCCTGGCGGTGGGTATCGTGCTGGCGGTCGTAGCCGCCCGCACTGAACTGAAGTCCATCGAGCAGTACAACCAGATGCTGCTGCTGGGCTGCTTCGTGCTGCTGCTGGCGGTGTTCGCACCGGGCCTGGGCAGCACGGTCAACGGCGCACGCCGCTGGATCAATCTGGGCATCTCCAAGTTCCAGACGGTGGAAGCGGTGAAGGTGCTCTATATCGTCTGGCTGTCCAGCTACCTGGTGCGCTTCCGCGACGAGGTCAACGCGACCTGGCCGGCGATGCTCAAGCCACTGGGCGTGGCCGGTGCGCTGGTGCTGTTGCTGCTGCTGCAGCCGGACTTCGGTTCCTCGACCCTGCTGCTGGCGATCACCGCCGGCATGCTGGTGCTGGGCGGTGTGAACATGCCGCGCATGTCGATGCCGGTGATCATCGGCCTGGTCGGCATGAGCGCGCTGGCGATCATCGAGCCGTACCGCATGCGCCGCATTACCTCCTTCCTCGACCCGTGGGCCGACCAGCAGGGCGACGGCTACCAGCTGTCCAACGCGCTGATGGCCGTGGGCCGCGGCGAGTGGACCGGCGTTGGTCTGGGCAACTCGGTGCAGAAGCTGTACTACCTGCCGGAAGCACATACCGACTTCATCTTCTCGGTCACCGCGGAGGAGTTCGGCTTCCTCGGCACCTGCGTGATCGTGGCCCTGTACGCGCTGCTGGTCGGCCGCACGTTCTGGCTGGGCATGCGCTGCGTGGAAATGAAGCGCCACTTCTCCGGCTACATCGCCTTCGGCATCGGCCTGTGGATCAGCATGCAGACCTTCGTTTCGATCGGCGTGAATCTGGGTATCCTGCCGACCAAGGGTCTGACCCTGCCGCTGATCTCCTCCGGCGGTTCGTCGGTGCTGATGACCTGCGTGGCGATGGGCCTGCTGTTGCGCGTCTCCTATGAGCTCAAGCGCGCCGAGCGTCGCCAGGCCGTGCGCATCGGCGGTGGCGACGAGGCCGTGGCCGATGCACCCGTGGACGCGCCGGCCGCGCCGGCTGCGGCCAGCGTGCCGATGAGCGCCGAGCCGACGGCTGCCGCTGCAGCGAACGCCGCACGCGGTACCAGCCGCCTGCAGTCGCGCATCGAACCGACCTTCGGGAGGCTGTCATGA
- the murG gene encoding undecaprenyldiphospho-muramoylpentapeptide beta-N-acetylglucosaminyltransferase, whose protein sequence is MSAATDNVRPVMILAGGTGGHIFPGLAVARVLRARGVPVTWMGADGAMETRLVPQHDIPIDTLAITGLRGKGKLALLGAPWRLMRALRAAGMIIRKRQPRAVVAFGGFASGPGGMATRLHGLPLLVHEQNRAPGMTNRILSRYARRLLTGFPGTFAKGEEFVGNPVRAEIAAIAPPEQRFADRQGPLRVLVVGGSQGARALNTGVPQAIAALGTSVPVQVRHQSGEKLHAEAVEAYAKAGVQAEITPFIADMAEAFAWADLVVCRAGASTLAELCAVGVGSVLVPFPAAVDDHQTRNAEYLVERGAAVLLKQDGTLADGIAALLRDLSENPARRMQMAQAARALAKVDAAERIADIILEEAV, encoded by the coding sequence ATGAGCGCAGCCACCGATAACGTGCGCCCGGTGATGATCCTGGCTGGTGGCACCGGCGGTCACATCTTCCCCGGCCTGGCCGTGGCCCGCGTGCTGCGCGCGCGCGGCGTACCGGTCACCTGGATGGGCGCCGATGGTGCGATGGAAACCCGCCTGGTGCCGCAGCACGACATTCCGATCGACACGCTAGCCATCACCGGCCTGCGCGGCAAAGGCAAGCTGGCCCTGCTGGGCGCGCCGTGGCGGCTGATGCGCGCGCTGCGTGCCGCCGGCATGATCATCCGCAAGCGCCAGCCGCGTGCGGTGGTCGCCTTCGGTGGTTTCGCGTCCGGCCCGGGGGGCATGGCCACACGCCTGCACGGTCTGCCGCTGCTGGTGCACGAACAGAATCGCGCTCCCGGCATGACCAATCGCATCCTGTCGCGCTATGCGCGCCGGCTGCTGACCGGCTTCCCGGGCACCTTCGCCAAGGGCGAAGAGTTCGTCGGCAACCCGGTACGTGCGGAGATCGCCGCCATCGCACCGCCGGAACAGCGTTTCGCTGACCGCCAGGGTCCGCTGCGCGTGCTGGTGGTCGGTGGCAGCCAGGGCGCGCGTGCGCTCAACACCGGCGTGCCGCAGGCGATTGCTGCGCTGGGCACGAGTGTGCCGGTGCAGGTTCGCCACCAGAGCGGCGAAAAGCTGCATGCCGAAGCGGTCGAGGCATATGCCAAGGCCGGCGTGCAGGCTGAAATCACGCCGTTCATCGCCGACATGGCCGAGGCCTTTGCCTGGGCCGATCTGGTGGTGTGCCGTGCGGGCGCTTCGACGCTGGCCGAGCTGTGTGCGGTGGGTGTCGGCAGCGTGCTGGTGCCTTTCCCCGCTGCCGTCGACGATCACCAGACCCGCAATGCGGAGTACCTGGTCGAGCGCGGCGCGGCGGTTTTGCTGAAGCAGGACGGAACGCTGGCCGACGGCATTGCCGCACTGCTGCGCGATCTGTCCGAAAATCCCGCCCGCCGCATGCAGATGGCGCAAGCCGCGCGTGCCCTGGCCAAGGTCGATGCCGCCGAGCGCATCGCCGATATCATTCTTGAGGAAGCTGTATGA
- the murC gene encoding UDP-N-acetylmuramate--L-alanine ligase yields the protein MIRRLHDTNDLVRAFPRVHFVGIGGTGMSGIAEVMLTLGYEVSGSDNADNVATRRLASLGARIMRGHSAANVLGTDCVVVSSAIREDNPELMEARSQRIPIMPRAAMLAELMRFRRGIAVAGTHGKTTTTSLTAAVLSEGGLDPTFVIGGQLLAAGANAKLGGGQWLVAEADESDGSFLRLNPLMSIITNIDADHLENYGNDFARVQAAFAEFLQRLPFYGLAVLCIDDPEVAALAAKTPRHVMSYGMSPQADVRAENVVQEGSRMRFTLRLPQGTSQEVVLALPGKHNVLNALAAAAVGWQLGVAPDAIARALEGFAGVGRRFNDLGEVTTASGAKVRIIDDYGHHPSELEAVFAAARGGWADKRLVVAFQPHRYSRTRDQFDKFAAVLSSVDALVLSEVYPAGEEPIAGADSHALARAIRARGRSEPVVVGKAAELASVLPDVLQDGDLLLMMGAGDIGAVATHIAVEGFKGEGEA from the coding sequence ATGATCCGTCGCCTGCACGACACCAACGACCTGGTGCGCGCGTTCCCGCGCGTGCATTTCGTCGGCATCGGCGGCACCGGCATGAGCGGTATCGCCGAAGTGATGCTGACGCTGGGCTATGAGGTGTCCGGCTCGGACAACGCCGACAACGTGGCGACCCGTCGCCTGGCCAGCCTGGGTGCGCGCATCATGCGCGGCCACTCCGCAGCCAACGTGCTGGGCACCGACTGCGTGGTGGTCTCCAGCGCCATCCGCGAAGACAACCCGGAACTGATGGAAGCGCGCAGCCAGCGCATTCCGATCATGCCGCGTGCGGCGATGCTGGCCGAGCTGATGCGCTTCCGCCGCGGCATCGCTGTGGCCGGTACCCATGGCAAGACCACCACCACCAGCCTCACCGCTGCAGTGCTGAGCGAAGGCGGGCTCGACCCGACGTTCGTGATCGGTGGCCAGCTGCTGGCTGCCGGCGCCAACGCCAAGCTGGGCGGTGGACAGTGGCTGGTGGCCGAGGCCGACGAAAGCGATGGCAGCTTCCTGCGCCTGAACCCGCTGATGTCGATCATCACCAACATTGACGCCGATCACCTGGAGAACTACGGCAACGACTTTGCCCGCGTGCAGGCGGCGTTCGCCGAGTTCCTGCAGCGCCTGCCGTTCTACGGCCTGGCGGTGCTGTGCATCGACGATCCAGAAGTCGCGGCTCTGGCTGCCAAGACCCCGCGCCACGTGATGAGCTACGGCATGAGCCCGCAGGCCGACGTGCGCGCCGAGAACGTGGTGCAGGAAGGCTCGCGCATGCGCTTCACCCTGCGCCTGCCGCAGGGCACCAGCCAGGAAGTGGTGCTGGCGCTGCCGGGCAAGCACAACGTACTCAACGCGCTGGCCGCCGCTGCGGTGGGCTGGCAGCTGGGCGTGGCACCGGACGCGATCGCGCGCGCACTGGAAGGCTTCGCCGGTGTCGGCCGTCGCTTCAACGATCTGGGCGAAGTGACCACCGCCAGCGGCGCCAAGGTCCGCATCATCGACGACTACGGTCATCACCCGAGCGAGCTGGAAGCGGTGTTCGCCGCCGCCCGTGGTGGCTGGGCCGACAAGCGCCTGGTGGTGGCCTTCCAGCCGCACCGCTACAGCCGTACCCGCGACCAGTTCGACAAGTTCGCCGCAGTGCTGTCCAGCGTCGATGCACTGGTGCTGAGCGAGGTCTACCCGGCCGGCGAGGAACCGATTGCTGGTGCCGATTCGCATGCGTTGGCCCGCGCCATCCGTGCGCGTGGCCGCAGCGAGCCGGTGGTGGTGGGCAAGGCCGCCGAGCTGGCCAGCGTGCTGCCGGACGTGCTGCAGGACGGTGACCTGCTGCTGATGATGGGTGCCGGCGACATCGGTGCCGTGGCCACCCATATCGCGGTGGAAGGCTTCAAGGGGGAGGGCGAGGCGTGA
- a CDS encoding D-alanine--D-alanine ligase, which yields MSALTFPPLRVTDPAVFGRVAVLLGGSSSEREVSLDSGRNVLEALHSRGVDAFAVDGIPALAKALAAGGIDRVFNILHGHNGGGEDGIVQGLMDAFGVPYTGSNVLGSALSMDKIRTKQVWLSLGLPTPQYRKVDATTVHALAAELGLPVVVKPANEGSSVGISRVTDDAGLDEAVALAARYDGQLLMEQMVVGDELTVAILDDVALPSIRIVPKGQWYDYNAKYIAEDTQYLCPGLDGDDEEEIRRIALAAFRAAGCRGWGRVDVMRDRSSGRFFLLEVNTAPGMTSHSLVPKAAGQAGISFEELVWRVLEQTLEASHA from the coding sequence GTGAGCGCGCTGACCTTCCCGCCGCTGCGCGTGACCGACCCGGCCGTGTTCGGCCGCGTCGCCGTGCTGCTCGGCGGCAGTTCCAGCGAACGCGAGGTGTCGCTGGACTCCGGCCGCAACGTACTGGAAGCGCTGCATTCGCGCGGCGTCGATGCATTCGCGGTGGATGGCATTCCGGCGCTGGCCAAGGCGCTCGCCGCCGGTGGCATCGATCGCGTGTTCAACATCCTGCATGGCCACAACGGTGGCGGTGAGGACGGCATCGTGCAGGGCCTGATGGACGCCTTCGGCGTGCCGTACACCGGCTCGAACGTGCTGGGCTCGGCGCTGAGCATGGACAAGATCCGCACCAAGCAGGTGTGGTTGTCGCTGGGCCTGCCCACCCCGCAGTACCGGAAGGTGGACGCGACCACGGTGCATGCACTGGCAGCCGAACTGGGCCTGCCGGTAGTGGTGAAGCCGGCCAATGAAGGCTCCAGCGTGGGTATCAGCCGGGTCACCGACGACGCCGGCCTCGATGAAGCCGTGGCGCTGGCCGCGCGCTACGACGGCCAGCTGCTGATGGAACAGATGGTGGTGGGCGACGAACTGACCGTGGCCATCCTCGACGATGTCGCACTGCCGTCGATCCGCATCGTGCCCAAGGGCCAGTGGTACGACTACAACGCCAAGTACATCGCCGAGGACACCCAGTACCTGTGCCCAGGCCTGGACGGTGACGACGAAGAGGAAATCCGCCGCATCGCGCTGGCCGCGTTCCGTGCCGCCGGCTGCCGTGGCTGGGGCCGCGTGGACGTGATGCGCGATCGCAGCAGCGGCCGCTTCTTCCTGCTGGAAGTGAATACCGCGCCGGGCATGACCAGCCATTCGCTGGTGCCCAAGGCCGCAGGCCAGGCCGGCATCAGCTTCGAAGAGCTGGTGTGGCGCGTGCTGGAACAGACCCTGGAGGCCTCGCACGCATGA
- the ftsA gene encoding cell division protein FtsA: MNRKGDKSLIVGLDIGTSKVVALVGEYSPGNPIEVIGIGSHESRGLKRGVVVDIESTVQSIQRAVEEAELMAGCEIRSVYASISGNHVQCKNSPGIVPIRDGEVTWGDLDRVLDAAKAVAIPADQKILHAIPREYVLDDSQEGIRNPVGMTGVRLEVHAHLVVCAQSAAANISKCVQRCGLQVDDLVLSSLASSVAVLTADERELGVVLVDMGAGTTDIAVFVQGAICHTASLPIAGDHVTNDIAHMLRTPTPEAEQIKVRYACALAQLATAEESIQVPSVGDRPPRRMPRHSLAQAVQGRYEEIFEMVQAELRRSGFEELVRAGMVLTGGASKMEGVVELAEEMLQMPVRVGIPQHVTGLGEVVGNPVHATGVGLLLMGSQIEHPRRPSLPTGRAGSMFKKLKTWFRGEF, translated from the coding sequence ATGAATCGCAAGGGTGACAAATCGCTGATCGTTGGCCTGGACATCGGCACCTCCAAGGTGGTGGCGCTGGTGGGCGAGTACTCGCCGGGCAACCCGATCGAAGTGATCGGCATCGGCTCGCACGAGTCGCGCGGGCTCAAGCGTGGCGTGGTGGTGGACATCGAATCGACCGTGCAGTCGATCCAGCGCGCGGTGGAAGAAGCCGAGCTGATGGCCGGCTGCGAGATCCGCTCGGTGTATGCCTCGATCTCCGGCAACCACGTGCAGTGCAAGAATTCGCCCGGCATCGTGCCGATCCGCGACGGCGAAGTGACCTGGGGCGACCTGGATCGCGTGCTCGATGCGGCCAAAGCAGTGGCGATTCCGGCCGACCAGAAGATCCTGCACGCGATCCCGCGCGAGTACGTGCTGGACGATTCGCAGGAAGGCATCCGCAACCCGGTCGGCATGACCGGCGTGCGCCTGGAAGTGCATGCCCATCTGGTGGTGTGCGCGCAGTCGGCTGCGGCCAACATCAGCAAGTGCGTCCAGCGCTGTGGCCTGCAGGTGGACGACCTGGTGCTGTCCTCGCTGGCCTCCAGCGTGGCGGTGCTGACCGCCGACGAGCGCGAGCTGGGCGTGGTGCTGGTCGACATGGGCGCCGGCACCACCGATATCGCGGTGTTCGTGCAGGGCGCGATCTGCCACACGGCTTCGCTGCCGATCGCCGGCGACCACGTCACCAATGACATCGCGCACATGCTGCGCACGCCGACCCCGGAAGCCGAGCAGATCAAGGTGCGCTATGCCTGCGCCCTGGCCCAGCTGGCCACCGCCGAGGAAAGCATCCAGGTGCCGTCGGTGGGCGACCGCCCGCCGCGCCGCATGCCGCGCCATTCGCTGGCGCAGGCCGTGCAGGGCCGCTACGAGGAAATCTTCGAGATGGTGCAGGCCGAACTGCGCCGCTCCGGCTTCGAGGAACTGGTGCGCGCCGGCATGGTGCTGACCGGTGGCGCTTCGAAGATGGAAGGCGTGGTCGAACTGGCCGAGGAAATGCTGCAGATGCCGGTTCGCGTGGGCATCCCGCAGCACGTCACCGGCCTGGGCGAAGTGGTGGGCAACCCGGTGCATGCCACCGGCGTGGGCCTGCTGCTGATGGGCAGCCAGATCGAGCACCCGCGGCGGCCGTCGCTGCCGACCGGGCGCGCTGGAAGCATGTTCAAGAAACTCAAGACCTGGTTCCGCGGCGAGTTCTGA